Part of the Candidatus Eisenbacteria bacterium genome is shown below.
AGGTGATCCGCATGGCGAAGCCACTGCGCGTCGAGCGAAAGCTCGAAGGAGTCCTTCGCTCGCGTCTCCTCGCGTCGTTCCTGGCCGCGCCGGCGAACTGGATCCTGGGAATGCGGGACACGCCGCGCGGAGGCCCTGACGGATGCGTCTTCGAGCTCGCGACCGGCCGCTGCGGTCCGGACTTCACCGAGCTCGATCGAAGCGTCGGACCGGGTCTGGGACTCTCCACCGTGCGATCTGCCGAGTACCTGAACTGGCGCTACCTCGACCACCCCCTCCAGCGCTACGGGATCCTGGCCGCGCGGCAGCGCGGCGAGCTTCAGGGCTACGTGGTCTTCTCGGCTCCGGAGCGAGGAACGGACGCCCCCATCGTCGACCTCGTGGGAGCGGACGGGTCGGCGGTTCTCCCGGCGCTCGTGCGCGCGCTGACCGCCCGGCTTCGCGCGGCGGGCGTCACGACGGCGAGCTTCCCGCTGCTCGCGACGCACGCCTGGATGCCGTGGATCCGGAATCTCGGATTCCGGCCCCGGGAGAGGAGCCCGCTCGTGATCGCGGGCCAGGCGGGGGACGCCGGCGTGACGCACCTCGAGCGGGGAGGCCGCTGGCACCTCGTGGCCGGCGATCGGGACCTCTGACGATCGGGCGGTACGCGCCCGCCGGATCACGCCGGCACGAAGCCGGACTCGTCCTCCTGCCGCCGTTCTCCGGACGGCGCGCTCCCGAGCTCCGCGTCGTAGAGATCGAGGTACCGCCGCACCATGGCCGCCAGGCTGAACCGCTCGACCGCGCGCGCCCTTCCCGCCTCGCCGTGCGCGCGGCGGAGCGCCGGGTCCGACGCGTACGCCGCGACGGCCCCCGCGAGCGACTCCGGATCCCCGGCGGGCACGAGCGTTCCGGTCACGCCGTCCTGGACCAGCTCGACATTGCCTCCAACGGCGGTCGCGAGCACGGGGAGGCCCACCGCCATCGCTTCGAGGATCGTGTTCGAGATTCCCTCGTTTCGGGACGTGAGCGCGAACAGGTCCATCGAGCGGAGCGCGTCCGGCACGTCCGGGACCGATCCCGCGAACCAGACCCGGGATTCGAGCGCGAGCGACGCGACGAGTCCGCGCAGGTCGCCGAGCAGGGGACCGTCTCCGAACACCGCCACGCGCACCGCCGCCTCGGCACGAGGAGCGCGCTCCCGAAGGACGCCCAGCGCGCGGATCATCGAGGCGAAGTCCTTGACGGGCTGAAGCCGCCCCACCAGCCCCACGAGAACGAGCCCCTCGGCGCGGAACGCCTCGGGGAGACGGTCGCGATCGGGGCGCGGCACGGGCGCGAAGCGCTCCGTGTCGACGCCGTTGTAGATCTGCGTGATCCGCCGAGGGGCGATGCCGATCCGTTCGATGAGATACCGCTCGAGGTCCTTCGAGACGGTGACGTACCGGTCGACGAGCGGCGCGTGCACCCGGCGGAGGAGCGCCGGCTTCCACTTCGTCCCGTGGATGTCGCCAACGTCCCAGCCGTGCTCTCCGTGAATGCGCCGGCGGACGCCCGCCATGCGCGCCGGAAGGAGCGCGTCCAGTCCCGACTGGTTGCGCGAATGGAGGATCGCCGGGCGGATCTTCCGGCAGAGGGAGAAGAGCTCGCGCTGGAGCCCCCACACGCCGATACGCGAGCGGTGCAGGGAGTGGACCGCGACGCCGGGGCGCTCGATGCGGCGCTCGAACTCGGAGGAGTCCTCGACGCACGCGATGGCGTGCCGGTACCGGGTGGGCGGCATCCGGTTGATCAGGTTGACGAGACCGTTCTCCATGCCGCCCATCCGGAGATGGTGGATGACGTGCAGGATGAGCGGCGGCGCCGCGTCGGTCACGAATTCGTTCTCGAAGGGAATGAAGGGAGGACCTCGCGAGTATCCGGACTCCGGGAGGTTGTAGTCAATCGCCCAATACGCTATGGATGAGACGTGAACGCGACCTCGTGGGCGCTGGTCCTGGCCGTGCTCGGCGCCACGGTCGTGTGGATCTCGAGACAGGGGACCGCCAGGGGCGCTCTCGCCGGACTCGCCGTCGCCGTGATCGCGATCCTCGGTCTCGGGCCGGGAACGCTCCTTCCGCTCGCCGTGTTCGTGCTCGGCGCGGGCGCGCTGACGCGGCTCGGTCGCGACGCCAAGGAGCGGGCCGGCACCGCGGAGCCCGACCAGGGGCGCCGCGGGGAGGCTCACGTCGCCGCGAAGCTCGGTCTGCCGTTCCTGCTCTCCGCCGTCGCGCTGGCCGTGGATCCGGCCGCGGGAACGTTCCTCCGGATCGGCTTCGCCGCGTCGCTCGGCGCCGCGTTCGCGGACACCGCGGCCACCGAGATCGGCCCGCTCGCCCGCGGCGGAGCGGTCGCGCTGCCGAGCTTCCGTGGAGTGCCGCACGGGACGCCGGGCGGGGTGAGCCTCGCCGGGCTCGCGGCCTCGCTGGCGGGGGCGTCCGCGTGCGCGGTCGCGAGCGCGGTGTCGGGTCTCGTTCCCCCCGCGGCGTGGCTCCACGTGGCGGGCGCGGGATTCGCCGCCACGCTCTTCGAGAGCGTCCTCGGCCCGACGCCCCCGGGGCGAGCGCTGGGCCACCACGGGCGCAACGCGGCCGCCTCCGTGGTCGCGGCCGCGCTCGCGTGCGGGGCCTGGACCCTGACCCTTGCCCGTTCCGGACCAGCGTCGTGAGCTCTTCGGTCCCGGTTCGATGCCGCGGGCGGTTTGACACGCTCCAAGTCGCGGTGATAAACTGGGTTATCTCTATGCGTGCCGGAGTATTCACGAATGGGCCCCGGGTGGCCGATCCTTCCGGGATGGGGAGGATCACTCGCGTGACCCTGCGCGCCGCGGTGCTTTGCCTCGCGCTTCTATCGGTTTCCGCTTCCGTG
Proteins encoded:
- a CDS encoding TIGR03088 family PEP-CTERM/XrtA system glycosyltransferase, whose amino-acid sequence is MTDAAPPLILHVIHHLRMGGMENGLVNLINRMPPTRYRHAIACVEDSSEFERRIERPGVAVHSLHRSRIGVWGLQRELFSLCRKIRPAILHSRNQSGLDALLPARMAGVRRRIHGEHGWDVGDIHGTKWKPALLRRVHAPLVDRYVTVSKDLERYLIERIGIAPRRITQIYNGVDTERFAPVPRPDRDRLPEAFRAEGLVLVGLVGRLQPVKDFASMIRALGVLRERAPRAEAAVRVAVFGDGPLLGDLRGLVASLALESRVWFAGSVPDVPDALRSMDLFALTSRNEGISNTILEAMAVGLPVLATAVGGNVELVQDGVTGTLVPAGDPESLAGAVAAYASDPALRRAHGEAGRARAVERFSLAAMVRRYLDLYDAELGSAPSGERRQEDESGFVPA
- a CDS encoding DUF92 domain-containing protein, producing MNATSWALVLAVLGATVVWISRQGTARGALAGLAVAVIAILGLGPGTLLPLAVFVLGAGALTRLGRDAKERAGTAEPDQGRRGEAHVAAKLGLPFLLSAVALAVDPAAGTFLRIGFAASLGAAFADTAATEIGPLARGGAVALPSFRGVPHGTPGGVSLAGLAASLAGASACAVASAVSGLVPPAAWLHVAGAGFAATLFESVLGPTPPGRALGHHGRNAAASVVAAALACGAWTLTLARSGPAS